A window of bacterium genomic DNA:
GGCCGGCCGGGACGACCTGGCCGAGAGTCGCGCCAAAGCCTCGCAGCGGCTCCGGCTCCTGGAAGGTTATTAAAGCGGTTATGCCGAAATTTAGTCGCCGATCGAAAGTCGCCTTTTTCTGGTTGGCCGCCCTCGCGTTGACGGCAACGGTACACGGCGCCAAGGATAAACTAAAGCTCTTGGAGGAAGCCAACGAGCTGTTCAAACAGGGTGAGGCGGAGTACGAAAAGGAAGACTTCGAAGCGGCTATAGAAAAATTTGAAAAATGCCTCGCCAAGGACCCCGAAAACGCCGACGCCCAGTTCAACATCGGCGTTTGTTACACCGACCTGGGCGAGCCCGAAAAAGCCCTCGAGGCGTACCGCAAGACGCTCGCCGTCGACTCCCATTACCACCACGCCTACTTCAATATGGGCCGGATATACCACCTCCGCAAGGACTTCGTCCAGGCCATCGTCTACTACGAAAAAGCCCTCGCCGAAGACCCCTACTCCCCCGACCTCTTGTACAACTACGCCCACGCGCTGATGGAAGGGGGGCGCGTGGAAGAAGCCGTCGAGGCCTGGGACCGCTACCTGACCATAGCGGAGCAGCTCCCGGAAGAGGCCAAATGGGTGGAACGCGCCAAGGAGTACCTGGCGACGCTGGAGAGCGTTTCGGGGGGGACGACGGAAGATGAAAAAGACTAAACCCCTCTCCGGCCGCCTCGCGGCCTGCGCCGTCGTATGGGCCGCGGTTATATGTTCGGGCCCGGCCGGCGCCGCGCCCGCCGGCGACGTCGTCCAAGCGAAGGGATTGATCGAGGCGGGACGGGGGGAGGAGGCCATAAACATATTGACGGCGGCGTGCTATGCGCGCGCCGACGAGCTCGCGCCCCATTTCTATCTGGCGTACTGCTACGGCGTCGCCGGGAACCTGGAGGAGGCCCGCGCCGAATACGAGATATGCGCCCGCTGCGACCCGGACCGCCCCGAAATCCACTACAACTTAGGCGTAATATTGAACAAAATGGGCTTGTATCAAGCGGCGGCGGAAGCCTTCGAGGAAGCGCTGCTGTTGGACCCCGGCCTCGTCGCCGCCAATTTCAATTGTGGCCTTTCCCATTATTATGCCCACGAGCCGGTGCCGGCCATAAAGTTCTACCGGGAAGCGCGCGCCTTGGCCCCGGAAGATATATCGATCCTATATTGGCTCGCACTAGCCTACGAAGAGATCGACCAACGCGTAGCCCTCTCAATATGGGAAGACTACGTCCGTCAAACCGTCAACGTGGCCGCCGAGACGCCCAACCTAAAATCGGCCCGTAACCATATTTCCGCCTTACGTGCCGGCAAAAAACCTTAAAAAGACGGGAATCCTCATAATCCCGCTCGTTATTTCGGTAGCACTGGCCGCCGCGGACCGTCCCGGCGGCGAGCTCTTGTCGTCGGCCGACGAGCTCAGGTTGCGGGGCGCGCACGAGGAAGCGCTCGCGTACTACGAGCAGGTTCTGGCGGAGGACCCGGCTTCGCCCGCGGCCTGGGCCGGCGCCGCGGCCTCGTTGGAGGCCCTCGACGAAGCGCGGGCGCTGGCGGTGCTCGCGGAGGCCTTGGGCGAGCCCAAGGCCGCCGTACCCGCTCCCGCATTGGCCGTCCTCGCCGACGGTTGGGCGCGGCGGGGCGCAACCGAGAAAGCGTTGAAGTTGTTGGCGGCCGAACCCGAAGCCGGAACCGGCCGCTACTACCTCGTCCGGGGTCAAATAAACCTCGCCCGGGGGGAATTGCCGGGAGCGATAAAAGAATTCAAAAAAGCGCGGGCCGCGGGCGACGCCGCGGCGCCTTACTACCTGGCCGAGGCGCTGCTCGAGACCGGCCACTACGATGAGGCCGACGTCTATTTGAACGAATTCCTCGACGTATTCCCGTACGTCGCGGAGGCCAGGTGCGCTCGAGCCGAGGTCTACTTCCGCCGCGGCGAAAGCGAACGCGCCGCCGAGGAACTAACCGAAGCCCTGGCGCTCGACCGCCGTAATAAACGCGCCCTCTTCGACCTCGCGACCGTCGCGGCGTCGAGGGGCGACTACGGCGAAGCCATACGCCGCTACGGCGACGTCGTCGAACTCGACGCCGGCGAGGAGCGAGCGCTCTACCTCATCGCCAAAGCGTACGAGCACGTCGACCCGCCGGTCGCCGCTCAGAAGTTGGAAGAGTACCGCCGCCGCTTCAAATAATCCCGCTCCGAAACCCCGACGCCGGCGCATCCCCGGGCGACGGGGGGATTTTTCCGCTTACCGCTCGAGTACTTGGTACGGTTGGGTGGCAATATCCGCTGAAACCGGCGGCCGTTGACTTGGCCGCCGCGGTGTGATATTTTTTACATTCGAATATATCCCGCCATGGCCGAAAAGACCCTAGTAGCGATGTCCGGCGGCGTAGACAGCGCCGCGGCGGCGTTGACGCTCAAGCGCCGGGGCTGCGACGTTGCCGGCGTTACGCTCCGCCTCTACGACGCCCGGGCGCGTTCGGGCCGCTGGTGCTGCTCGCCCGCGGGCGTGCGGGAGGCGGCGGCGCTCGCGAAACATATCGGCATCCCGCACTACGTCCTCGACTTCCGCGACGAGTTCCGGCGGGCCGTGGTGGACGATTTCGTCGCCGAGTACGCGCGCGGCCGGACGCCGAACCCGTGCGTCCGCTGCAACAGCATCGTGAAGTTCGACTACTTGTTGCGCCGCGCGCGGGCGATGGGCTTCGACGCCGTCGCGACCGGCCACTACGTCCGCCGCGAGTACGACGAGGAGGCGTCCCGATACGTGCTTCGCCGCGCGGTGGACGCCGCCAAGGACCAGTCGTACTTCCTGTGGGCCACGCCGCGCGAGTGCTTGCCGGCGATTCTGTTCCCGGTCGGCGGCCTCCTGAAAACCGAAGTCCGCGCCCTCCTGGCCGAAGTGACGAAGGCCGCGGCAGATAAACCCGAGAGCCAGGACATCTGCTTCGTCGAGGACGGCTCGTACGCCGACCTCGTCGAGGGAGCGGGCGACGTGGGGGGCGAAGCCGGCCCCATCGTGGACGAGAGAGGCAACGTGCTGGGCGAGCACGCCGGCATCGCCCGCTACACCGTAGGCCAGCGGCGGGGCCTGGGCGTCGCCGGCGGAACCCGTTTGTACGTAAAAGAGATAGACGCCGCGACGAACACCGTCGTACTGGCCGAGGGGCCGGCGCTGGCCTCGAGCCGGTTCCGCGTCGGCGACGTGAATTGGCTGCTCCCGCCCGACGGGGACGAAGTGCGGGCCACCGTGATGGTGCGCTACCGGGACCCGGGCGCGGCGGCGACGCTGCGCCGGTTGACCCCGGCGACGTGGGCGGTGACGTTCGACGAGCCGCGGCGCGCCATAGCGCCCGGCCAATCCGCGGCCTTCTACGACGGCGACGCCCTGCTCGGCGGCGGCGTTATCGACGAGGTCTCTCCGTAATGCCCACGGCGGCCGAGAAAAAATACGGCGAGCTCCTGGCGCGACTCGGGGAGTTGCCGTCGCTGCTGGTCGCCTTCTCGGGAGGCGCCGACTCGACGTTCCTCCTCGCGACGGCGCAGAAGGCCGTTCGGGGCCGCGTACTGGCGCTAACGGCCCGCTCGCCGGCCTACCCCTCCCGCGAGGTCGAACACGCCCAGGCCACGGCGCGCATTCTCGACGCCGAACACGCGATTATCGACTCGCACGAGGCCGAGGACCCC
This region includes:
- a CDS encoding tetratricopeptide repeat protein, which gives rise to MKKTKPLSGRLAACAVVWAAVICSGPAGAAPAGDVVQAKGLIEAGRGEEAINILTAACYARADELAPHFYLAYCYGVAGNLEEARAEYEICARCDPDRPEIHYNLGVILNKMGLYQAAAEAFEEALLLDPGLVAANFNCGLSHYYAHEPVPAIKFYREARALAPEDISILYWLALAYEEIDQRVALSIWEDYVRQTVNVAAETPNLKSARNHISALRAGKKP
- a CDS encoding tetratricopeptide repeat protein, which encodes MPAKNLKKTGILIIPLVISVALAAADRPGGELLSSADELRLRGAHEEALAYYEQVLAEDPASPAAWAGAAASLEALDEARALAVLAEALGEPKAAVPAPALAVLADGWARRGATEKALKLLAAEPEAGTGRYYLVRGQINLARGELPGAIKEFKKARAAGDAAAPYYLAEALLETGHYDEADVYLNEFLDVFPYVAEARCARAEVYFRRGESERAAEELTEALALDRRNKRALFDLATVAASRGDYGEAIRRYGDVVELDAGEERALYLIAKAYEHVDPPVAAQKLEEYRRRFK
- a CDS encoding tetratricopeptide repeat protein, whose protein sequence is MPKFSRRSKVAFFWLAALALTATVHGAKDKLKLLEEANELFKQGEAEYEKEDFEAAIEKFEKCLAKDPENADAQFNIGVCYTDLGEPEKALEAYRKTLAVDSHYHHAYFNMGRIYHLRKDFVQAIVYYEKALAEDPYSPDLLYNYAHALMEGGRVEEAVEAWDRYLTIAEQLPEEAKWVERAKEYLATLESVSGGTTEDEKD
- the mnmA gene encoding tRNA 2-thiouridine(34) synthase MnmA, whose protein sequence is MAEKTLVAMSGGVDSAAAALTLKRRGCDVAGVTLRLYDARARSGRWCCSPAGVREAAALAKHIGIPHYVLDFRDEFRRAVVDDFVAEYARGRTPNPCVRCNSIVKFDYLLRRARAMGFDAVATGHYVRREYDEEASRYVLRRAVDAAKDQSYFLWATPRECLPAILFPVGGLLKTEVRALLAEVTKAAADKPESQDICFVEDGSYADLVEGAGDVGGEAGPIVDERGNVLGEHAGIARYTVGQRRGLGVAGGTRLYVKEIDAATNTVVLAEGPALASSRFRVGDVNWLLPPDGDEVRATVMVRYRDPGAAATLRRLTPATWAVTFDEPRRAIAPGQSAAFYDGDALLGGGVIDEVSP